Genomic segment of Pongo pygmaeus isolate AG05252 chromosome 1, NHGRI_mPonPyg2-v2.0_pri, whole genome shotgun sequence:
TACCACAGAAATGTCACCTTCCTTTCATGCCAATTCGTTTCCGTCATGAGAATGGACTACATGGTATACTTCAGCTTCTTCACCTGGATTTTCATCCCCCTGGTTGTCATGTGCGCCATCTATCTTGACATCTTTTACATCATTCGGAAAAAACTCAGTCCAAACTTATCTAAGTCCAAAGAGACAGGTGGATTTTATGGACGGGAGTTCAAGACGGCTAAGTCCTTGTTTCTGGTTCTTTTCTTGTTTGCTCTGTCATGGCTGCCTTTATCTATCATCAACTGCATCATCTACTTTAATGGTAAGGTACCACAGCTTGTGCTGTACATGGGCATCCTGCTGTCCCATGCCAACTCCATGATGAACCCTATCGTCTATGCCTATAAAATAAAGAAGTTCAAGGAAACCTACCTTTTGATCTTCAAAGCCTGTGTGGTCTGCCATCCCTCTGATTCTTTGGACACAAGCATTGAGAAGAATTCTGAGTAGTTATCCATCAGAGATGACTCTGTCTCATTGACCTTCAGATTCACCATCAACAAACACTCAAGGGCCTATATGCCTGGGCCAAGGGATTTTTACATCCTTGATTACTTccactgaggtgggagcatctcCAGTGCTCCCCAATTATatctcctccactccactactctcttCCTCCACTTCATTTTTCCCTTGTCCTTTCTCTCTAATTCAATGTTTTGGAGGTCTGACTTGGGGACAACGTTATTATTGATACTATTGTCTATTTTCCTTCTTCCCAAATAGAAGAATAAGTCATGGAGCCTGAAGGGTGCCCAGTTGACTTACTGACAAAAGGCTCTAGTTGAGCTGAACATGTGTATGGTGGTGACTCATTTCCATGCCATTGTGGAATTGAGCAGAGAACCTGCTCTCAGAGGATGCCTAGGAGATATTGggaacagaagaaataaactGAGTTTAAGGGGGACTTAAACTGCTGAATTCACCTGTGGATGTTTTTGAGTAAATAAAAGCTAATAGCTAACCAAAGTGTAGCTCTTTGCTGGGGTAACTTGGGGCTTAAAGACCCAGCTGGCTGTCTCTGGCACTAAGCTTGCTTGCTACTTGGAGCCATGTGGTGGCATACTCACCTTCTTACTCCTAGCCCCAGAACACCCTGATCCTCATTCCTGGGTTCATCAGAGCATTTGTCAGCTTTATGAACCATTCATCTATTGTGAGAGAAAGAATCCTATTCATTTCCCCTGGTGTTTTGTTCTCATAGGAGTAGTGGGGGTAGGGCAAAAAGAGACAATGGATAGCTATTATTTGTTgagcccttttcttttctttttttttttttttttgagacaaggtcttgctctgtcacccaggctggagtgtagtggctcgatGGCagatcattgcagcctcaacatccctggctcaaaggatcctcccacctgagcctcccaagtgactgggacCAGGTACATGCCATCaagcccagcttatttttttatttttattttttataaagacaaggtctctttatgttactcaggctggtcttgaactcctgtgctcaactgatcctcctgccttggcctgccaaagtgttgggattacaggtgtgaaccactgcacctggccgtttGAGCACTCTCTATACACTAAGTACTTTGCATGCATTATCTCCTTTGATCCTGACAATCTGTGAGGTAGGTACCTCACAGATGATCACAAAATgatcatctccattttgcagaagaaaaaactgaggcacagggaagttaagtaacttgtccataGTTTCATGATTAACAAATAATAGAGCCAGAATTTAAGTTTAACCCTGCCTTATAGGAGAACTCAAGCTTCTTGCCACCTATTCTCAGACATAAAGAGGAACTTGTAACATTAAAGCCCAAACTTTCAAGCTCATCTTATGTACAATTAACAGATAGGCACAAACTACAACTTTGTACGCTTGAGGACTTCCAGATTTTTGCCTTGGCTACTGTTGCTGATCTCTAATTAATCAGGATACTAGACAGGATAGAGTGCCAGTCACATCTTCTGAGCACTGAATGTGGCTCTAGAGATTCAAGGTGTCATCTCTGGTTTGATCTATCCAAATTTGCTGCTGTGAACTCTCACTTTCAAGACAACATTTTAGCTAGACAAGAGCAACAAGATGGAGATTTCAATTAAACAACATCAAAGTGGGTAAGCGTATCTGAAAATGAGATTAATTCTTAGCCAGTCCTGAAGGTTTATCCTGAATCTAATTTTAGGCCAGAGCCTGATAACCAAATTTACCTTgttaacatttcatttcagcaaagGAGCCTTGCTTCTCCTCCTGTCAGCCCAGGAATCAAGAATCCTAGGTGTTTCCCTTCTGATTTGTGGTATTTAAAAGGCACTTCCAGGATGAGGCCCTAGGTTTATTCTAGGGCTTTGGGTGTCTCAGGCACACTGTTCACCTTGGAACAACTTTTGCCCCATTGGAGAAATGAGAGGAAGGGTCCTGCAGCCCTCAGTCTCCTGGTAATCCCCGCACCATGCTTCTTAATTTACAAACAGCTTCTAACGTAGATACACTATGTTGTACACTACGTTGCCATAGGAACACTTAACACTGCCTTGCTTTTTAATACTTGATTTAAATGGACCACTTCCCTCAAGACAAAACAACATTCTGTCCTGAGTCATTTGGTATCCTTAGCTTCTGAGTTTCAGAACagtttttactgttttcttttcttccctcttcctcctcctcctttctgtctcgctctctctttttttcttttcctgattgCCACAGCTTAGCAAATCCACTGATGGCTTGCTGGGAGTTGTGTTTTTTATCTTTGTCTAATGGGAATCTCCTGACTTAAGGTGTTCCATAAGCCCAGGAGTCCTCACagtgaaaataaatatctttcaaagtaaactcaaaaaagataaatgaagaatCACTTGTGAGGAGCTTGGTTAGAAGTGACAAGATCCACTCTGGTTTCAGGTTTAGAGATTAGTGTCAcaggagccaggcgcagtggctcacgcctataatcccagcactttgggaggccgagacaggcgggtcacgaggtcaggagatcgagaccatcctggctaaaacagtgaaaccctgtctctactaaaaatacaaaaaattagccgggcatggtggcaggcagctgtagtcccagctactcaggaggctgaggcaggagaatggcgtgaacccaggacgcggagtttgcagtgagccgagatcgcgccactgcactccagcctgggtgacagaacgacactccgtctcaaaaacaaaaaagagagattaGTGTCACAGGACTCTCCTAGGAACTCCTCTTCTGGCTTGCTCTCTCAGCTAAACGGTAAAGGATAATTGCAGG
This window contains:
- the LOC129021336 gene encoding adenosine receptor A3 isoform X4, with amino-acid sequence MFGWNMKLTSEYHRNVTFLSCQFVSVMRMDYMVYFSFFTWIFIPLVVMCAIYLDIFYIIRKKLSPNLSKSKETGGFYGREFKTAKSLFLVLFLFALSWLPLSIINCIIYFNGKVPQLVLYMGILLSHANSMMNPIVYAYKIKKFKETYLLIFKACVVCHPSDSLDTSIEKNSE
- the LOC129021336 gene encoding adenosine receptor A3 isoform X1 is translated as MPNNSTALSLASVTYITMEIFIGLCAIVGNVLVICVVKLNPSLQTTTFYFIVSLALADIAVGVLVMPLAVVVSLGITIHFYSCLFMTCLLLIFTHASIMSLLAIAVDRYLRVKLTVRYKRVTTHRRIWLALGLCWLVSFLVGLTPMFGWNMKLTSEYHRNVTFLSCQFVSVMRMDYMVYFSFFTWIFIPLVVMCAIYLDIFYIIRKKLSPNLSKSKETGGFYGREFKTAKSLFLVLFLFALSWLPLSIINCIIYFNGKVPQLVLYMGILLSHANSMMNPIVYAYKIKKFKETYLLIFKACVVCHPSDSLDTSIEKNSE